The proteins below are encoded in one region of Streptomyces ficellus:
- a CDS encoding Rne/Rng family ribonuclease, producing the protein MLEPNETGTAGNHNEENSSPSDTLPPRRRRRAASRPAGPPVTAGAGDTPAGEVVVETPAAEVADVASLAEAPNEAAEPAPARPRRRATRKATAPAGAPQAAETAEAPAASAPEAQPEAEAPAAPARRRATRKATAPATAPQPMEAAEAQPEAEAPAAPARRRATRKATAPAGAPQAAEAPEASAPEAQPEAPAAPARRRATRKATAPAAAPQAAEEPQAAQAPVVAAPAADAPATEDAEAAPRRTRRRATRKATAPAGAPQAQAPAEDETDTAEGGESLPAATVAQISSDEAGAEVAAAEEAATRGRTRRRAAAPQFTAEPAKKPEQSRGRRAARPAVPVFQAPVFTEPMFQTPETAAAAAAAEAAGTEEAPEVTETPAAPAPAEAAAEQPETGGRRRRRRRGEPAEPAAEAEPTRTAPAAAPEPEAEAETDADAEAEAGEGEETDEFGDRPSRRRRRGGRRRRRGDATEAEEAEEAARAEEEADGDEADEDQDEADEHEGGTPSAAGTSSSRRRRRRRRRSGDSGAEGESAGEEDGVRTVVKVREPRPAREKAEPSDEVQSIKGSTRLEAKKQRRREGREQGRRRVPIITEAEFLARREAVERVMVVRQSGERTQIGVLEDNVLVEHYVNKEQATSYVGNVYLGKVQNVLPSMEAAFVDIGKGRNAVLYAGEVNFEALGMANGPRRIETALKSGQSVLVQVTKDPIGHKGARLTSQVSLPGRYLVYVPEGSMTGISRKLPDTERARLKTILKKIVPEDAGVIVRTAAEGASEDELRRDVERLQAQWEDIQKKAKSGNAPTLLYGEPDMTVRVVRDIFNEDFSKVIVSGDEAWKTIHGYVSHVAPDLADRLQRWTSETDVFATYRIDEQLMKALDRKVWLPSGGSLVIDKTEAMIVVDVNTGKFTGQGGNLEETVTRNNLEAAEEIVRQLRLRDLGGIVVIDFIDMVLESNRDLVLRRLLECLGRDRTKHQVAEVTSLGLVQMTRKRVGQGLLESFSETCVHCNGRGVIVHMEQPASAGGGGNGGKRAKKRARAAEAELETAGTETAVTETETETEAELAAEVAPPVAVEEEFRPDEELYSSVAEAEAAAGRGRSRRRASRKASAPAGAPRAAAEPEQRPGVAEVAPEAIEVEALPALATATAPEAATAETATAPEAAEVTEAPKGRTRRRATRKATSPAGPPKPVAAEEEPAPATAPAQPEPVQAEPVPAEAPVQEQQPEPQPAAEEAPVAAPPRARRRVVRKVTAPAASPAGAAEAAVIVVSSGTQAEEPAPAPDAEAAGTEAEATEAPAKKTAARKTAKKATAKKAATKKTAAKKTTAAKKTTAKKTATKTAAKTAKTAKTAKSASKETVTAEQ; encoded by the coding sequence ATGCTCGAGCCGAACGAAACCGGCACCGCCGGTAACCACAACGAAGAGAACAGCTCGCCCAGCGACACGCTGCCTCCGCGCCGCCGTCGCCGGGCCGCGTCGCGTCCCGCGGGACCGCCGGTCACGGCGGGCGCCGGGGACACGCCCGCCGGCGAGGTCGTCGTCGAGACGCCCGCCGCCGAGGTGGCCGACGTGGCCTCCCTCGCCGAGGCGCCGAACGAGGCGGCCGAGCCCGCTCCGGCCCGCCCGCGTCGCCGCGCCACCCGCAAGGCGACCGCCCCGGCGGGCGCCCCGCAGGCCGCCGAGACCGCGGAGGCTCCTGCGGCTTCCGCGCCGGAGGCTCAGCCCGAGGCGGAGGCGCCCGCCGCCCCGGCCCGCCGCCGTGCCACCCGCAAGGCGACCGCCCCTGCGACCGCCCCGCAGCCCATGGAGGCCGCGGAGGCTCAGCCCGAGGCGGAGGCGCCCGCCGCCCCGGCCCGCCGCCGTGCCACCCGCAAGGCGACCGCCCCGGCCGGTGCCCCGCAGGCCGCCGAGGCTCCCGAGGCGTCCGCACCGGAGGCCCAGCCGGAGGCGCCCGCCGCCCCGGCGCGTCGCCGTGCCACCCGTAAGGCCACCGCTCCGGCGGCCGCCCCGCAGGCCGCCGAGGAGCCGCAGGCCGCCCAGGCCCCGGTCGTCGCCGCCCCGGCTGCCGACGCCCCGGCCACCGAGGATGCCGAGGCCGCGCCGCGCCGCACCCGCCGCCGCGCCACCCGCAAGGCCACCGCCCCGGCCGGCGCCCCGCAGGCGCAGGCCCCGGCGGAGGACGAGACGGACACCGCCGAAGGCGGCGAGAGCCTGCCGGCCGCCACCGTCGCGCAGATCTCCTCCGACGAGGCGGGCGCCGAGGTCGCCGCCGCCGAGGAGGCCGCCACCCGCGGCCGTACGCGCCGCCGGGCCGCCGCCCCGCAGTTCACCGCCGAGCCGGCGAAGAAGCCCGAGCAGTCCCGCGGCCGCCGGGCCGCGCGCCCGGCCGTGCCGGTCTTCCAGGCCCCGGTCTTCACCGAGCCGATGTTCCAGACCCCGGAGACCGCCGCCGCCGCGGCCGCCGCCGAGGCCGCCGGGACGGAGGAGGCCCCGGAGGTCACCGAGACCCCCGCCGCCCCCGCACCCGCCGAGGCCGCCGCCGAGCAGCCCGAGACGGGTGGCCGTCGCCGCCGCCGTCGCCGTGGCGAGCCGGCCGAGCCGGCCGCCGAGGCCGAGCCGACCCGTACCGCCCCCGCGGCCGCTCCCGAGCCGGAGGCGGAGGCCGAGACCGACGCGGACGCCGAGGCGGAGGCCGGCGAGGGCGAGGAGACCGACGAGTTCGGTGACCGCCCCTCGCGCCGTCGCCGCCGGGGCGGCCGCCGCCGTCGCCGTGGTGACGCCACCGAGGCGGAGGAGGCCGAGGAGGCCGCCCGCGCCGAGGAGGAGGCCGACGGGGACGAGGCGGACGAGGACCAGGACGAGGCCGACGAGCACGAGGGCGGCACCCCGTCCGCGGCCGGCACCAGCAGCTCGCGCCGTCGCCGTCGCCGGCGCCGCCGCAGCGGTGACTCGGGCGCCGAGGGCGAGAGCGCGGGCGAGGAGGACGGCGTCCGTACGGTCGTCAAGGTCCGCGAGCCGCGTCCCGCCCGCGAGAAGGCCGAGCCGTCCGACGAGGTGCAGTCCATCAAGGGCTCGACCCGCCTGGAGGCGAAGAAGCAGCGCCGCCGCGAGGGCCGCGAGCAGGGCCGCCGCCGGGTGCCGATCATCACCGAGGCGGAGTTCCTGGCGCGCCGCGAGGCCGTCGAGCGCGTGATGGTCGTCCGCCAGAGCGGCGAGCGCACCCAGATCGGCGTCCTCGAGGACAACGTGCTCGTCGAGCACTACGTCAACAAGGAGCAGGCCACCAGCTACGTCGGCAACGTCTACCTGGGCAAGGTCCAGAACGTGCTGCCGTCCATGGAGGCCGCCTTCGTCGACATCGGCAAGGGCCGCAACGCCGTCCTGTACGCCGGTGAGGTCAACTTCGAGGCGCTCGGCATGGCCAACGGGCCGCGCCGCATCGAGACCGCGCTCAAGTCCGGCCAGTCCGTCCTCGTCCAGGTGACGAAGGACCCGATCGGCCACAAGGGCGCCCGCCTCACCAGCCAGGTCTCGCTGCCCGGCCGCTACCTGGTCTACGTGCCCGAGGGCTCGATGACCGGCATCAGCCGCAAGCTGCCCGACACCGAGCGCGCCCGGCTGAAGACCATCCTCAAGAAGATCGTCCCCGAGGACGCGGGCGTCATCGTGCGCACCGCCGCCGAGGGCGCGAGCGAGGACGAGCTGCGCCGTGACGTCGAGCGGCTCCAGGCGCAGTGGGAGGACATCCAGAAGAAGGCGAAGAGCGGCAACGCCCCGACCCTCCTCTACGGTGAGCCCGACATGACCGTCCGGGTCGTCCGCGACATCTTCAACGAGGACTTCTCGAAGGTGATCGTCAGCGGCGACGAGGCGTGGAAGACCATCCACGGGTACGTGTCGCACGTCGCGCCCGACCTGGCGGACCGCCTCCAGCGCTGGACCTCGGAGACCGACGTCTTCGCGACGTACCGGATCGACGAGCAGCTGATGAAGGCGCTGGACCGCAAGGTCTGGCTGCCGTCGGGCGGTTCGCTGGTGATCGACAAGACCGAGGCGATGATCGTCGTCGACGTCAACACCGGCAAGTTCACCGGCCAGGGCGGCAACCTGGAGGAGACCGTCACCAGGAACAACCTGGAGGCGGCCGAGGAGATCGTGCGCCAGCTGCGGCTGCGCGACCTCGGTGGCATCGTCGTCATCGACTTCATCGACATGGTGCTGGAGTCCAACCGGGACCTGGTGCTGCGGCGCCTGCTGGAGTGCCTGGGCCGGGACCGTACGAAGCACCAGGTCGCCGAGGTCACCTCGCTGGGCCTGGTGCAGATGACCCGCAAGCGGGTGGGCCAGGGCCTGCTGGAGTCCTTCTCCGAGACCTGCGTCCACTGCAACGGCCGTGGCGTCATCGTGCACATGGAGCAGCCGGCCTCCGCCGGCGGCGGTGGCAACGGCGGCAAGCGTGCCAAGAAGAGGGCGCGCGCCGCCGAGGCCGAGCTGGAGACGGCCGGCACCGAGACGGCAGTTACCGAGACGGAGACCGAGACCGAGGCCGAGCTCGCGGCGGAGGTCGCTCCGCCGGTGGCGGTCGAGGAGGAGTTCCGTCCGGACGAGGAGCTGTACTCCAGCGTCGCCGAGGCCGAGGCGGCCGCGGGCCGTGGCCGTTCGCGCCGCCGGGCGTCCCGCAAGGCGTCGGCCCCGGCCGGTGCGCCCAGGGCGGCCGCCGAGCCCGAGCAGCGGCCGGGCGTCGCCGAAGTGGCGCCCGAGGCCATCGAGGTGGAGGCCCTCCCGGCGCTCGCCACGGCCACCGCTCCCGAGGCGGCCACCGCCGAGACGGCCACCGCTCCTGAGGCGGCCGAGGTCACCGAGGCCCCGAAGGGCCGCACCCGTCGCCGCGCCACCCGCAAGGCGACCTCCCCGGCCGGCCCGCCGAAGCCGGTGGCCGCCGAGGAGGAGCCCGCGCCCGCGACCGCCCCGGCCCAGCCGGAGCCGGTCCAGGCCGAGCCCGTACCGGCCGAGGCGCCCGTGCAGGAGCAGCAGCCGGAGCCGCAGCCGGCCGCCGAGGAGGCCCCCGTGGCCGCCCCGCCGCGGGCGCGCCGCCGGGTGGTCCGCAAGGTCACCGCGCCGGCCGCTTCCCCCGCGGGCGCCGCGGAAGCCGCGGTCATCGTGGTGAGCAGCGGCACGCAGGCGGAGGAGCCCGCACCGGCACCGGACGCCGAGGCGGCCGGGACCGAGGCCGAGGCCACCGAGGCACCGGCCAAGAAGACCGCGGCGCGCAAGACGGCCAAGAAGGCCACGGCGAAGAAGGCGGCCACCAAGAAGACGGCCGCCAAGAAGACGACCGCGGCGAAGAAGACGACCGCCAAGAAGACGGCCACCAAGACGGCGGCAAAGACGGCGAAAACGGCGAAGACCGCCAAGTCGGCGTCGAAGGAGACCGTCACGGCCGAGCAGTAG